The following proteins are co-located in the Mesorhizobium sp. M1E.F.Ca.ET.045.02.1.1 genome:
- a CDS encoding ABC transporter ATP-binding protein: MAEPFLSIQHVRKSFGATTVVEDFNLDVEPGEFVSFLGPSGCGKTTVLRMVAGFEEPSAGKIVAGGKDITRLKPNQRNVGMVFQAYALFPNLTVAQNIGFGLKVAGMPKAAIDARVAEMLDIIKLPQMADRYPYQLSGGQQQRIALARAIAPKPKLLLLDEPLSALDAKVRVSLREEIRSIQKKLGITTIFVTHDQEEALSISDRIAVMYGGKAEQVGTPFEIYNRPATKFVANFVGTLNVLEGKVTDAASGKVQVNAQEVSLKGKLNGSKSGDTLSLALRPEAISLGRQPGHDTSLSGEIAEVHFLGSVIRVRVGIGGNTVSLDTFNNSATPPPVVGEKADISFSSGDMLVLH, translated from the coding sequence ATGGCCGAGCCGTTCCTCTCCATCCAGCATGTGCGAAAGTCCTTCGGCGCCACAACGGTGGTCGAGGATTTCAACCTCGACGTCGAGCCGGGTGAATTCGTCTCCTTCCTCGGGCCGTCCGGATGCGGCAAGACGACGGTGCTGCGCATGGTGGCAGGCTTCGAGGAGCCGAGCGCCGGCAAGATCGTGGCTGGCGGCAAGGACATCACCAGGCTGAAGCCGAACCAGCGCAATGTCGGCATGGTGTTTCAGGCCTACGCGCTGTTCCCCAACCTGACCGTGGCGCAGAACATCGGCTTCGGGCTGAAAGTGGCCGGCATGCCGAAGGCGGCGATCGACGCCCGCGTTGCGGAGATGCTCGACATCATCAAGCTTCCGCAGATGGCCGATCGCTATCCCTACCAGCTCTCCGGCGGCCAGCAGCAGCGTATCGCGCTGGCTCGCGCGATCGCGCCGAAGCCGAAGCTTTTGCTGCTCGACGAGCCGCTGTCGGCGCTCGACGCCAAGGTGCGCGTGTCGCTGCGCGAGGAAATCCGTTCGATCCAGAAGAAGCTCGGCATCACCACCATCTTCGTCACGCACGACCAGGAAGAGGCGCTGTCGATCTCCGACCGCATCGCCGTCATGTATGGCGGCAAGGCCGAACAGGTCGGCACGCCATTCGAGATCTACAATCGGCCGGCGACGAAGTTCGTCGCCAATTTCGTCGGCACGCTCAACGTGCTGGAAGGCAAGGTCACCGACGCCGCCTCGGGCAAAGTGCAGGTCAACGCGCAGGAAGTCTCGCTGAAGGGCAAGCTCAACGGCTCGAAGTCCGGCGACACGCTGTCGCTGGCGTTGCGGCCGGAAGCGATTTCACTCGGACGCCAGCCGGGCCACGACACCAGCCTTTCGGGCGAGATCGCCGAAGTGCATTTCCTCGGCTCGGTCATCCGCGTGCGCGTCGGCATCGGCGGCAACACGGTGTCGCTCGACACCTTCAACAACTCCGCGACGCCGCCGCCCGTCGTCGGCGAGAAGGCGGATATCTCCTTCTCGTCGGGCGACATGCTGGTGCTGCACTAG
- a CDS encoding sodium:proton antiporter produces the protein MALFELTLILLLIAVALTAVSRWMEVPYPSLLALAGAGLAFLPGAPTIEIDPELALALFIAPVLLDAAYDTSLRDLKRYRLSLALLALGAVVFTTVAVAVVGWKMAGLPIAAAIALGAIVAPPDAVAASAVLGQFKVPHRITAILQGESLLNDATALLIYRISVSATIGAVMLKDAVPVILLSTVGSVAAGYLFGRISLIALTRIEDAASSTVVQFAGTFAVWIIADKIGLSAIITIVVYAITIARTAPRHMSARRRVSTYSVWESAVFVLNVLAFVLMGLQARSIVGRLSGEGQGDAFLFAATVLAVVVAARLVWVLGYVAVMRWFARFDSEDKRRDAPTFRGAVLVGWCGMRGLVTLVAAFALPAGFPGRDPIVLAAFAVVLGTLVLQGMSLKPLLRRLNFERDTTIDREVAQARVAIMQAALDVLSRKTSAAAAVVREQYEAQRLVAENPEDAQAATEYDRLRLYAIKRQRDTLEELRRNGTIGDEAYHRLEEEIDWSELAASPAGRFQPLTT, from the coding sequence ATGGCGCTGTTCGAGCTCACCCTTATCCTGCTTCTCATCGCCGTCGCGCTGACGGCGGTTTCGCGGTGGATGGAGGTTCCCTATCCGTCCCTGCTGGCTTTGGCAGGGGCGGGGCTTGCCTTCCTGCCCGGCGCACCGACCATTGAGATCGATCCGGAACTTGCGCTGGCGCTGTTCATTGCGCCGGTGCTTCTCGATGCCGCCTACGACACCTCGCTGCGCGACCTGAAGCGCTACCGCCTGTCGCTGGCGCTCCTGGCGCTCGGCGCAGTCGTCTTCACCACCGTGGCGGTCGCCGTCGTCGGCTGGAAGATGGCCGGCCTGCCGATCGCGGCGGCAATCGCGCTCGGCGCCATCGTCGCCCCGCCGGACGCGGTGGCGGCGAGCGCCGTGCTCGGGCAGTTCAAGGTGCCGCACCGCATCACCGCCATCCTGCAAGGCGAGAGCCTGCTCAACGACGCCACCGCGCTGTTGATCTACCGGATATCGGTTTCGGCGACGATCGGCGCTGTCATGCTGAAAGACGCAGTCCCGGTCATCCTGCTGTCGACGGTCGGCAGTGTCGCCGCAGGCTATCTGTTCGGCCGCATCTCGCTCATCGCGCTCACGCGGATAGAGGATGCGGCGAGCAGCACGGTGGTGCAGTTCGCCGGCACCTTCGCCGTCTGGATCATCGCCGACAAGATCGGTCTTTCGGCCATCATCACCATCGTCGTCTACGCCATCACCATCGCGCGCACCGCACCGCGCCACATGTCGGCGAGGCGCCGCGTCAGCACCTATTCGGTCTGGGAGTCGGCGGTGTTCGTGCTCAACGTGCTGGCTTTCGTGCTGATGGGCCTGCAGGCACGGTCGATCGTCGGCCGGCTCTCCGGCGAAGGGCAAGGCGATGCATTTCTGTTCGCCGCAACGGTGCTGGCCGTCGTCGTCGCGGCACGCCTCGTCTGGGTGCTGGGTTACGTCGCGGTCATGCGATGGTTCGCCCGCTTCGACAGCGAAGACAAAAGGCGGGATGCGCCGACGTTCCGCGGCGCCGTGCTCGTCGGCTGGTGCGGCATGCGCGGGCTGGTGACGCTGGTGGCGGCCTTCGCCTTGCCGGCAGGCTTTCCTGGTCGCGACCCGATCGTGCTCGCCGCCTTTGCGGTCGTTCTCGGCACGCTGGTGCTGCAAGGGATGAGCTTGAAGCCTCTGCTGCGCCGGCTGAATTTCGAGCGGGATACGACGATAGACCGTGAAGTGGCGCAGGCGCGCGTCGCCATCATGCAGGCCGCGCTCGATGTGCTGAGCCGCAAGACATCCGCCGCGGCGGCCGTCGTGCGCGAGCAATACGAAGCCCAGCGCCTGGTCGCCGAGAATCCTGAGGATGCGCAGGCTGCGACCGAATACGACCGGCTGCGCCTTTATGCCATCAAACGGCAACGCGACACGCTGGAGGAACTGCGCCGCAACGGAACGATCGGCGACGAGGCCTATCACCGCCTCGAGGAAGAAATCGACTGGTCGGAACTGGCGGCGTCGCCGGCCGGCCGGTTTCAACCGCTTACGACCTAG
- a CDS encoding endonuclease/exonuclease/phosphatase family protein — translation MKLISYNIQYGFGSDGRYDLARAARIVDGAGIIALQEVERHWQRSNGDDQPEILSRLLPDYHWVYGPAFDMDASEKRDGRIVNRRRQFGTMVLSKLPIVWSRLHALPLRRALRPLNTRNAALECMIRTPAGPVRIFSLHLAHIAVEERLEQIDYLLAEHCRAPADGGPWSGADDEPQRNWSDGQPEPESPLAAIWLGDFNMEPGSAEYRRIVGSTPYHRGAAYIDGFVDAAAVASERVPDFHTHEKIIDGSLAKRRLDHCFVGGMLAGRVRSVSADIGEVASDHFPLRVDIDLETPGIASGFAGG, via the coding sequence ATGAAGCTGATCAGCTACAACATCCAGTACGGGTTCGGCAGCGACGGCCGCTACGATCTGGCGCGCGCCGCGCGCATCGTCGACGGCGCCGGCATCATCGCCCTGCAAGAAGTCGAGCGGCACTGGCAGCGCAGCAATGGCGACGACCAGCCGGAAATCCTGTCCAGGCTGCTGCCGGACTATCACTGGGTTTACGGTCCGGCCTTCGACATGGATGCCAGCGAAAAACGCGACGGCCGTATCGTGAACCGCCGGCGGCAGTTCGGCACGATGGTGCTGTCGAAGCTGCCGATCGTCTGGTCGCGGCTGCACGCGCTGCCGCTGCGCCGCGCGCTCAGGCCGCTCAATACCCGCAACGCCGCGCTCGAATGCATGATCCGCACGCCGGCGGGACCGGTGCGGATATTCTCGCTGCATCTTGCCCATATCGCGGTTGAGGAGCGGCTGGAACAGATCGACTACCTGCTTGCCGAGCACTGTCGCGCGCCAGCCGACGGAGGCCCGTGGAGCGGCGCCGACGACGAGCCGCAGCGCAACTGGAGTGACGGCCAGCCGGAGCCGGAAAGCCCGCTGGCGGCGATCTGGCTCGGCGATTTCAATATGGAGCCGGGCAGCGCCGAATACCGGCGCATCGTCGGCAGCACGCCCTACCATCGCGGCGCCGCCTATATCGACGGTTTCGTCGATGCGGCCGCCGTCGCCAGCGAGCGCGTGCCGGACTTCCACACGCACGAAAAGATCATCGACGGCAGCCTGGCGAAGCGTCGCCTCGATCATTGCTTCGTCGGCGGTATGTTGGCTGGGCGCGTGCGTTCGGTCAGCGCCGACATCGGCGAGGTGGCTTCCGACCATTTTCCGCTCAGGGTCGATATCGATCTGGAAACGCCGGGCATCGCCTCGGGCTTTGCGGGCGGGTGA
- a CDS encoding EamA family transporter, whose amino-acid sequence MTLFVFLAVLSAAAMHAIWNALVKVHLDRFLSITLMTLGMGAAALVALPFVEVPKAEVWPFILASVFFHMGYRTFLIGAYKAGDFAQTYPLARGTAPLLAALGGIIVVGEVPAPLAILGILLLSAGTLVMSFRGGVHLERFNLRAVSFALGTSIFIASYTLSDGSGARLAATATNYAAWLFVCDAAWALVLCVAFRGPQSLPVLARDWKAGLFTGVLSGAAYWIVMWAMTKAPIASVASLRETSILFAMLISVFALGEKMTPWRGAAALGIVAGVVALRLG is encoded by the coding sequence GTGACGCTGTTCGTCTTCCTCGCGGTGCTCTCGGCGGCTGCCATGCATGCGATCTGGAACGCGCTGGTCAAGGTGCATCTCGACCGCTTCCTGTCGATCACGCTGATGACGCTCGGCATGGGTGCCGCCGCTCTCGTGGCACTGCCCTTCGTCGAGGTGCCGAAGGCCGAGGTCTGGCCTTTCATTCTCGCCTCGGTCTTCTTCCACATGGGCTACCGGACATTCCTGATCGGCGCCTACAAGGCCGGCGATTTCGCCCAGACCTATCCGCTGGCGCGCGGCACCGCGCCTCTGCTTGCCGCGCTTGGCGGCATCATCGTGGTAGGGGAGGTGCCTGCGCCACTCGCCATACTCGGCATTCTCCTGTTGTCGGCGGGCACGCTGGTGATGTCGTTTCGCGGCGGCGTACATCTGGAGCGGTTCAACCTTCGCGCGGTCAGCTTCGCGCTCGGCACCTCGATCTTCATCGCCAGCTATACGCTTTCCGACGGCAGCGGCGCGCGGTTGGCGGCGACCGCGACGAACTATGCCGCCTGGCTGTTCGTCTGCGATGCGGCGTGGGCGCTGGTGCTGTGCGTCGCCTTTCGCGGGCCGCAATCGCTTCCCGTGCTGGCGCGCGACTGGAAGGCCGGCCTCTTCACCGGCGTGCTCAGCGGCGCCGCTTACTGGATCGTCATGTGGGCGATGACCAAAGCGCCGATCGCCTCGGTCGCGTCATTGCGCGAGACATCGATCCTGTTTGCCATGCTGATCTCGGTCTTCGCACTGGGCGAGAAGATGACGCCTTGGCGCGGGGCCGCCGCGCTCGGCATCGTCGCGGGCGTCGTCGCGCTGCGGTTGGGATGA
- a CDS encoding Dabb family protein, with the protein MIRHCVFVRFRDDVSSSERAAIHADLEALRSLIDGMGKVHFSANVSPEPFARGFTHGFTVDFRDAAARDAYLVHEAHQRAGARLVAALEGGTDGLMVFDLEIPG; encoded by the coding sequence ATGATCCGGCACTGCGTCTTCGTCCGCTTCCGCGACGATGTCTCCTCCTCCGAGCGCGCGGCGATCCACGCCGATCTGGAGGCGCTGCGCTCATTGATCGACGGCATGGGCAAGGTCCATTTCAGCGCCAATGTCAGCCCCGAGCCTTTTGCGCGCGGCTTCACCCATGGCTTCACCGTCGACTTCCGCGATGCCGCTGCCCGCGACGCCTATCTGGTGCACGAAGCGCATCAGCGCGCCGGCGCCCGGCTGGTTGCCGCGCTCGAGGGCGGCACCGACGGGCTGATGGTGTTCGATTTGGAAATTCCCGGCTGA
- a CDS encoding choline dehydrogenase, which translates to MADYIIVGAGPAGCVLANRLSEDPGNSVLLLEAGGKDWHPLIHMPAGFAKMTKGIASWGWSTVPQKNMKDRVFWYTQAKVVGGGSSINAQIYTRGNARDYDAWEKEEGLAGWGYRDVLPYFKRAENNQRFANDYHGDQGPLGVSNPISPLPICEAYFRAGQEMGIPFNPDFNGASQEGIGYYQLTQKDARRSSASVAYLKPIRTRKNLTVRTDVLVTRVVVEKGRAVGVEIVDKPGGQKTILRAAREVIISSGSIGSPKLLMQSGIGPADHLKSVGVTPVHDLPGVGSNMQDHLDLFVIAECTGDHTYDNYAKLHRTLWAGLQYLLLKKGPVASSLFETGGFWYADPTSASPDIQFHLGLGSGIEAGVEKLNNPGVTLNSAFLRPRSRGTVRLKSADPADHPLIDPNYWSDPYDRDMSIKGLRLAREIMRQKALQPYVLREVLPGPALQSDADLFDYACRTSKTDHHPVGTCRMGHDEMSVVTPDLRLRGIEGLRVCDASVMPRVPSSNTNAPTIMVGEKGADLILGREPLPPAVFKGNKAA; encoded by the coding sequence ATGGCTGACTACATCATCGTTGGCGCCGGTCCGGCCGGCTGCGTCCTGGCCAACCGGCTGAGCGAGGATCCAGGGAATTCCGTCCTTTTGCTGGAAGCCGGCGGCAAGGACTGGCATCCGCTGATCCACATGCCGGCGGGCTTCGCCAAGATGACCAAGGGCATCGCTTCCTGGGGCTGGTCGACCGTGCCGCAGAAGAACATGAAGGACCGCGTCTTCTGGTACACGCAGGCCAAGGTCGTCGGCGGCGGCTCGTCGATCAACGCCCAGATCTACACGCGCGGCAATGCCCGCGACTATGACGCCTGGGAGAAGGAAGAAGGCCTCGCCGGCTGGGGCTATCGCGACGTGCTGCCCTATTTCAAGCGCGCCGAAAACAACCAGCGCTTCGCCAACGACTATCATGGCGACCAAGGGCCGCTCGGCGTCTCCAACCCGATCTCGCCGCTCCCGATTTGCGAGGCCTATTTCCGCGCCGGGCAGGAGATGGGCATCCCCTTCAATCCGGATTTCAATGGCGCGAGCCAGGAAGGCATCGGCTACTACCAGCTCACCCAGAAGGATGCGCGCCGCTCGTCTGCATCCGTCGCCTACCTGAAGCCGATCCGTACGCGGAAAAATTTGACGGTCAGGACCGACGTGCTCGTCACCCGCGTCGTCGTCGAGAAGGGCCGCGCCGTCGGCGTCGAGATCGTCGACAAGCCGGGCGGGCAGAAGACCATCCTGCGCGCCGCGCGCGAGGTGATCATCTCCTCGGGATCCATCGGCTCGCCGAAGCTCCTGATGCAATCGGGCATCGGCCCGGCCGACCATCTGAAATCGGTCGGCGTGACACCTGTCCACGACCTTCCCGGCGTCGGCTCCAACATGCAGGACCATCTCGACCTGTTCGTGATCGCCGAATGCACCGGCGACCACACCTATGACAATTACGCCAAGCTGCACCGCACGCTATGGGCCGGCCTGCAATATCTCCTGCTCAAGAAGGGGCCTGTCGCCTCCAGCCTGTTCGAGACCGGCGGCTTCTGGTACGCCGACCCGACGTCCGCCTCGCCCGATATCCAGTTCCATCTCGGCCTCGGCTCCGGCATCGAGGCCGGTGTCGAGAAGCTGAACAACCCGGGCGTGACGCTCAACTCCGCCTTCCTGCGCCCGCGCTCGCGCGGCACGGTGCGGCTGAAAAGCGCCGACCCTGCCGACCATCCGCTGATCGATCCGAACTATTGGTCCGATCCCTACGATCGCGACATGTCGATCAAGGGCCTGCGGCTGGCGCGAGAGATCATGCGGCAGAAGGCGCTCCAGCCCTATGTGCTGCGCGAGGTGCTGCCCGGCCCTGCCCTGCAAAGCGACGCCGACCTCTTCGACTATGCCTGCCGCACCTCCAAGACCGACCACCATCCGGTCGGCACCTGCCGCATGGGCCATGACGAGATGAGCGTAGTGACGCCTGACCTCAGGCTGCGCGGCATCGAAGGCCTGCGCGTCTGCGATGCCTCCGTGATGCCGCGCGTCCCCTCCTCCAACACCAACGCGCCGACGATCATGGTCGGCGAAAAGGGCGCCGATCTGATCCTCGGCCGCGAGCCGCTGCCGCCGGCCGTGTTCAAGGGCAACAAGGCGGCTTGA
- a CDS encoding 3-ketoacyl-ACP reductase, which yields MTRPAAIVTGGARGIGLACAEALADAGFEILVADLAEKPADGLAKNIAARGAKFAYVRCDIADLAGHAALVGAAMDAFGRIDCLVNNAGVGAVVRGDLLDLKPENFDRALAINLRGTVFLSQAVAKAMLAAPASSARSIITITSVSATMASPERADYCISKAGLSMWVKNLALRLAAENIGVFEVRPGIIRTDMTSGVSAKYDALIDGGLVPAKRWGEAADIGAVVAALASGKFGFSTGSVIDVDGALSVPRL from the coding sequence ATGACCCGCCCGGCGGCTATCGTCACCGGCGGCGCGCGCGGCATCGGGCTTGCCTGCGCCGAGGCGCTGGCCGATGCCGGCTTCGAGATCCTCGTCGCCGACCTTGCCGAGAAGCCGGCTGACGGACTTGCCAAGAACATTGCAGCACGCGGCGCGAAGTTCGCCTACGTCCGTTGCGACATCGCCGACCTCGCCGGCCATGCCGCTCTCGTCGGGGCCGCGATGGACGCCTTCGGGCGCATCGATTGCCTGGTCAACAATGCCGGCGTCGGCGCCGTCGTGCGCGGCGACCTTCTGGACCTGAAGCCGGAGAACTTCGACCGTGCGCTTGCCATCAACTTGCGCGGCACGGTTTTCCTCAGCCAGGCCGTTGCCAAAGCGATGCTTGCGGCGCCAGCCAGCTCGGCGAGATCGATCATCACCATCACCTCGGTCAGCGCCACGATGGCCTCGCCGGAGCGCGCCGATTACTGCATCTCCAAAGCCGGCCTTTCGATGTGGGTGAAGAACCTGGCGCTGCGGCTCGCGGCGGAAAACATCGGCGTGTTCGAGGTGCGGCCCGGCATCATCCGCACCGACATGACGTCAGGCGTATCCGCCAAATACGACGCGCTCATCGATGGCGGTCTGGTGCCGGCAAAGCGCTGGGGCGAGGCCGCCGATATCGGCGCGGTGGTGGCCGCTTTGGCCTCCGGCAAGTTCGGCTTTTCGACCGGATCGGTAATCGATGTCGACGGCGCGCTTTCCGTGCCTCGTCTGTGA
- a CDS encoding GMC family oxidoreductase translates to MANPDIVIIGSGIGGATIASGLAGSGASILILERGDHLPATPHARSTRSIFVEEHYRPKEMWREAGGPAFNPGNYYYVGGNSKFFGAVLIRYREEDFSAMEHFGGVSPAWPFSYDEFEPWYSKAEQLFRVRGSLGEDPTEPFHSIPYAFEPVPDEPSIARARAELKSLGLHPASLPLGVDIEAWLKEGKTGWDAFPNTGQGKIDAQTGPLAAALSDANIKLETGAHVDWLEASPDGKSIAAIQYTQGGAQKKLSPKLVILSAGAVNSAVILLRSPSASNGKAGGKGLANSSDQVGRNFMNHNSSAMLAIDPRCRNDAVYQKTLMLNDYYLSDGKGGKPLGNVQLLGKIDGNMLKANVKLAPKFALDFMAGHAVDWYLMCEDLPDPESRIMVDGKEIVMQWRRSNMQSLEGLTKVMRENFRACGYPIVLSRPFDKRTPSHQCGTVRMGNDPAAAPLDPFCRAYDHRNLFVVDAGFLPTSAAVNPALSIAAQALRVADHIRRSEL, encoded by the coding sequence ATGGCAAATCCGGATATCGTCATCATCGGCTCCGGCATCGGCGGCGCCACGATCGCCTCCGGCTTGGCCGGCAGCGGCGCCTCGATCCTGATTTTGGAGCGAGGCGACCATCTCCCTGCGACGCCGCATGCGCGCTCGACGCGATCCATCTTCGTCGAGGAGCATTACCGGCCGAAGGAGATGTGGCGCGAGGCCGGCGGCCCGGCCTTCAACCCCGGCAACTATTATTACGTCGGTGGGAATTCGAAATTCTTCGGCGCGGTGCTGATCCGCTATCGCGAGGAGGATTTCTCCGCCATGGAGCATTTCGGCGGCGTCTCTCCCGCCTGGCCGTTTTCCTATGATGAGTTCGAACCCTGGTACTCGAAGGCCGAGCAGCTTTTTCGCGTGCGCGGCTCGCTCGGCGAGGACCCGACCGAGCCGTTCCACTCGATCCCCTACGCTTTCGAGCCGGTGCCAGACGAGCCTTCGATCGCGCGCGCCCGCGCCGAACTGAAGAGCCTTGGCCTGCATCCGGCATCGCTGCCGCTCGGCGTCGATATCGAAGCCTGGCTGAAGGAGGGCAAGACGGGCTGGGATGCTTTCCCGAACACCGGCCAGGGCAAGATCGATGCCCAGACCGGACCGCTGGCAGCAGCGCTCAGTGATGCGAACATCAAGCTCGAAACCGGCGCCCATGTCGACTGGCTCGAAGCCTCACCGGACGGCAAATCGATCGCCGCCATCCAGTACACGCAGGGCGGTGCGCAGAAGAAACTCTCGCCGAAGCTCGTCATCCTCTCGGCAGGGGCGGTTAATTCCGCCGTCATCCTGCTGCGCTCGCCTTCCGCCAGCAACGGTAAGGCAGGCGGCAAGGGCCTCGCCAACAGCTCCGATCAGGTCGGCCGCAATTTCATGAACCACAATTCGAGCGCGATGCTCGCGATCGATCCGCGCTGCCGCAACGATGCCGTCTACCAGAAGACGCTGATGCTCAACGACTATTATCTGTCGGACGGCAAGGGCGGCAAGCCGCTGGGCAATGTCCAGTTGCTCGGCAAGATCGACGGCAACATGCTGAAGGCCAATGTGAAGCTGGCGCCGAAATTCGCGCTCGATTTCATGGCCGGCCATGCCGTCGACTGGTACCTGATGTGCGAGGACCTGCCCGATCCCGAAAGCCGCATCATGGTCGACGGCAAGGAGATCGTCATGCAGTGGCGGCGTTCCAACATGCAGTCGCTCGAGGGCCTGACCAAGGTGATGCGCGAGAATTTCCGCGCCTGCGGCTATCCGATCGTGCTGTCGCGGCCCTTCGACAAGCGCACGCCCTCGCATCAGTGCGGCACCGTGCGCATGGGCAACGATCCGGCGGCAGCACCGCTCGATCCGTTCTGTCGCGCCTACGACCACCGCAATCTGTTCGTCGTCGACGCCGGCTTCCTGCCGACTTCGGCCGCGGTCAACCCGGCGCTGTCGATCGCCGCCCAGGCGCTGCGCGTCGCCGACCACATCCGCAGGAGCGAGCTTTGA
- a CDS encoding ABC transporter ATP-binding protein codes for MAFLEIDGLKKRFGNVEILKGINVELEKGGFLVLVGPSGCGKSTLLNTIAGLENITEGEIRVEGRAINDLHPSKRDIAMVFQSYALYPNMTVAGNIAFGMEMRGVPAAERQAAIDKVAKILQIGHLLNRKPSQLSGGQRQRVAMGRALVRDPKLFLFDEPLSNLDAKLRVDMRVEIKRLHQSTGTTIVYVTHDQIEAMTLATKIAVMRDGEVQQFGTPAEVYNNPTNVFVADFMGSPAMNLIPAKIGANGSGLAVVLDREARQPITLSLPGAPAGLAAFKDKPVIFGVRPEALTDPEGAERNGSEIATADCHIEVVEPAGSDTFAVTNLGGKGVVARLRADARIQPGTSTPLAFNLSKAVFFDPATEKRIL; via the coding sequence ATGGCTTTTCTGGAAATTGATGGGCTGAAGAAGCGCTTCGGGAATGTCGAGATCCTGAAGGGCATCAATGTCGAGCTCGAAAAGGGCGGCTTCCTCGTGCTGGTCGGTCCGTCCGGCTGCGGCAAGTCCACGCTGCTCAATACCATCGCCGGGCTGGAGAACATCACCGAGGGTGAGATCCGCGTCGAAGGCCGGGCGATCAACGATCTGCATCCCTCGAAGCGCGACATCGCCATGGTCTTCCAGAGCTACGCGCTCTATCCGAACATGACGGTCGCCGGAAACATCGCCTTCGGCATGGAGATGCGCGGCGTGCCGGCGGCGGAGCGGCAGGCTGCCATCGACAAGGTGGCGAAGATCCTGCAGATCGGTCACCTGCTCAACCGCAAGCCCAGCCAGCTTTCCGGTGGCCAGCGCCAGCGCGTCGCCATGGGCCGCGCGCTGGTGCGCGATCCGAAACTCTTCCTGTTCGACGAGCCGCTCTCCAACCTCGACGCTAAACTGCGCGTCGACATGCGCGTCGAAATCAAACGCCTGCATCAGAGCACAGGCACGACGATCGTCTATGTCACGCACGACCAGATCGAGGCGATGACGCTGGCGACCAAGATCGCCGTGATGCGCGACGGCGAGGTGCAGCAGTTCGGCACGCCGGCCGAAGTCTACAACAACCCCACCAACGTGTTCGTCGCCGACTTCATGGGCTCGCCGGCGATGAACCTGATCCCCGCCAAGATCGGCGCCAATGGCAGCGGGCTCGCCGTTGTGCTCGACCGCGAGGCGCGCCAGCCGATCACGCTGTCGCTGCCCGGAGCGCCGGCCGGCCTTGCAGCGTTCAAGGATAAGCCGGTCATCTTCGGCGTCCGCCCGGAAGCGCTGACCGATCCCGAAGGCGCCGAGCGCAACGGATCCGAGATCGCCACCGCCGACTGCCACATCGAGGTGGTCGAGCCGGCGGGATCGGATACGTTCGCCGTCACCAATCTCGGCGGCAAGGGGGTGGTGGCGCGGCTGCGCGCCGATGCCAGGATCCAGCCCGGCACCAGCACGCCGCTGGCCTTCAACCTCAGCAAGGCGGTGTTCTTCGATCCGGCGACCGAGAAGCGCATCCTCTGA
- a CDS encoding carbohydrate ABC transporter permease, with protein sequence MSTVASPARQASSGVSARTINRIVIYGLLALFALFYLMPLFVMLVTSFKTMDEIQNGNMLALPQSPTIEPWFKAWGEACVGLTCAGIKGYFWNSIKMVVPAVLISTLLGALNGYVLTKWRFRGHTLVFAMMLFACFIPFQSVLLPMATILGSIGRFGASLRNATGFNFGLGNSTVNLVFVHVVYGLGFTTLFFRNYYEAFPTELIKAAQVDGASFFQIFRRIMLPNSMPIFVVTVIYQFTNIWNDFLFASAYAGTGDVMPMTVALNNVVNTSTGVVEYNVNMAAAMIAALPTLLVYVVAGRYFVRGLMAGAVKG encoded by the coding sequence ATGAGCACTGTTGCCTCACCTGCCCGCCAGGCCTCGAGCGGCGTCAGCGCCAGGACGATCAACCGCATCGTCATTTACGGACTGCTGGCGCTGTTTGCTCTGTTCTATCTGATGCCGCTCTTCGTCATGCTGGTCACCTCGTTCAAGACCATGGACGAGATCCAGAACGGCAACATGCTGGCGCTGCCACAATCGCCCACCATCGAGCCATGGTTCAAGGCCTGGGGCGAGGCCTGCGTCGGTCTGACTTGTGCGGGGATCAAGGGCTATTTCTGGAACTCCATCAAGATGGTGGTGCCGGCGGTGCTGATCTCGACGTTGCTCGGCGCGCTCAACGGCTATGTCCTGACCAAATGGCGTTTCCGCGGCCATACGCTGGTCTTCGCGATGATGCTGTTCGCCTGCTTCATCCCGTTCCAGTCGGTGCTCTTGCCGATGGCGACAATCCTCGGCAGCATCGGCCGCTTCGGCGCCAGCCTGCGGAACGCGACCGGCTTCAACTTCGGCCTCGGCAATTCGACGGTCAACCTCGTTTTCGTCCACGTGGTCTACGGCCTGGGCTTCACCACGCTGTTCTTCCGCAACTACTACGAGGCCTTCCCGACCGAACTGATCAAGGCGGCGCAGGTCGACGGCGCGTCCTTCTTCCAGATTTTCCGCCGCATCATGCTCCCGAACTCGATGCCGATCTTCGTCGTCACCGTCATCTACCAGTTCACCAACATCTGGAACGACTTCCTGTTCGCTTCTGCCTATGCCGGCACCGGCGACGTGATGCCGATGACGGTGGCGCTGAACAATGTCGTCAACACCTCGACCGGCGTCGTTGAATACAACGTCAACATGGCGGCTGCGATGATCGCCGCGCTCCCCACCCTTCTCGTCTACGTCGTCGCCGGCCGCTATTTCGTGCGCGGGCTGATGGCTGGCGCGGTCAAGGGCTGA